One segment of Acidimicrobiales bacterium DNA contains the following:
- a CDS encoding LemA family protein → MTAVLIIIGVIVLLAIILMVLYNGLVKLRNRIENAWAQIDVQLKRRYDLIPNLVETVKGYASHERETLEAVTQARNMAVNAEGPHAQAEAENVLSGALKSLFAVSEAYPDLKANQNFLNLQEELTGTEGRIAYARQFYNDSVFKYNTKIQTFPAVLIAGMFRFTAREYFEAEDEARGPVQVSFGNDAPAAPPAATPPAAPPAAPPTTPPAPGAPS, encoded by the coding sequence ATGACCGCAGTCCTCATCATCATCGGCGTGATCGTGCTGCTGGCGATCATCCTGATGGTCCTCTACAACGGCCTGGTCAAGCTGCGCAACCGCATCGAGAACGCGTGGGCGCAGATCGACGTGCAGCTCAAGCGCCGCTACGACCTGATCCCCAACCTCGTGGAGACGGTGAAGGGCTACGCCTCGCACGAGCGCGAGACGCTCGAGGCCGTCACCCAGGCGCGCAACATGGCCGTCAACGCCGAGGGCCCCCACGCCCAGGCCGAGGCCGAGAACGTCCTGAGCGGTGCCCTCAAGTCGCTGTTCGCGGTGTCGGAGGCCTACCCGGACCTCAAGGCCAACCAGAACTTCCTCAACCTGCAGGAGGAGCTGACCGGCACCGAGGGGCGCATCGCCTACGCGCGGCAGTTCTACAACGACTCGGTTTTCAAGTACAACACCAAGATCCAGACCTTCCCGGCGGTGCTCATCGCCGGCATGTTCCGGTTCACCGCCCGCGAGTACTTCGAGGCCGAGGACGAGGCCCGTGGGCCCGTGCAGGTGTCGTTCGGCAACGACGCCCCCGCGGCGCCTCCGGCGGCCACGCCGCCCGCCGCGCCCCCCGCCGCCCCGCCGACGACGCCTCCGGCGCCCGGCGCGCCGTCCTGA
- a CDS encoding HIT domain-containing protein, whose product MPDGGGPALERQWAGWRSDYITSAFAGDATTPSSSADRDDEGSLFERILHSGEPDDVTYVLHRGDHTFAILNAYPYNSGHLMVLPNRAVADLEGLTADESAELWATVTDAVAAIKAAYSPQGVNVGMNLGHAAGAGVPDHLHVHCLPRWFGDTNFITTVAETRVLPEALSVSWERLRAAWPG is encoded by the coding sequence GTGCCTGACGGCGGCGGCCCCGCGCTCGAGCGCCAGTGGGCGGGCTGGCGCAGCGACTACATCACCAGCGCCTTCGCGGGCGACGCCACCACACCGTCCTCGTCGGCCGACCGGGACGACGAGGGCTCGCTGTTCGAGCGCATCCTGCACTCGGGCGAGCCCGACGACGTCACCTACGTGCTCCACCGTGGCGACCACACCTTCGCCATCTTGAACGCCTACCCCTACAACAGCGGGCATCTCATGGTGCTGCCGAACCGGGCCGTCGCCGACCTCGAGGGCCTCACCGCCGACGAGTCGGCCGAGCTCTGGGCAACCGTGACCGACGCGGTGGCCGCCATCAAGGCCGCCTACTCGCCCCAGGGGGTGAACGTGGGCATGAACCTCGGGCACGCCGCCGGCGCGGGCGTGCCCGACCACCTGCACGTGCACTGCCTGCCTCGCTGGTTCGGGGACACCAACTTCATCACCACGGTGGCCGAGACCCGGGTCCTGCCTGAGGCCCTGTCCGTGAGCTGGGAGCGGCTTCGGGCCGCTTGGCCCGGGTGA
- a CDS encoding DUF3048 domain-containing protein: MSYRRCFARLLAPLVLLVAVTGACAKNVDGPEAAPDESTTTTTAAPAGPTFPLTGLPSDDEARRTRPALVVKIDNNEGARPPVGINQADVVYEEEIEAGFTRFAAVFQSQDADPVGPIRSARISDIELLANLNRPLLAWSGANPVTASAIRSADLVDVGFDAVTDEYDRATNRPAPSNLFATTTGLYAHAGDARFAPALFQYDTDTATADATTTTAPAGAVPSTTVAAAGAPTPVAGGRVAFRSRDIAYVWDETRAGWVRFQDGTPYADDKNEVAAPANVVFLYIDYVCCPTVPGTPEAQTVGEGDAAVFVDGHFIDARWSRPSAADVWNLTDKATGQPVLLTPGRTWVELANPGTGSFVEPTEATELLALAAQPITSDLGTPEF, translated from the coding sequence ATGTCGTACCGCCGCTGCTTCGCGCGCCTCCTCGCGCCCCTCGTCCTGCTCGTGGCGGTGACGGGGGCCTGTGCCAAGAACGTCGACGGCCCCGAGGCGGCCCCGGACGAGTCGACGACCACGACCACCGCCGCCCCCGCCGGCCCGACCTTCCCGCTCACCGGCCTGCCGAGCGACGACGAGGCGCGCCGCACCCGGCCGGCGCTGGTGGTGAAGATCGACAACAACGAAGGGGCGCGCCCGCCGGTCGGCATCAACCAGGCCGACGTGGTCTACGAGGAGGAGATCGAGGCCGGCTTCACCCGCTTCGCGGCCGTGTTCCAGAGCCAGGACGCCGATCCGGTGGGCCCCATCCGGTCGGCCCGCATCTCCGACATCGAGCTCCTCGCCAACCTGAACCGGCCGCTGCTGGCGTGGTCCGGGGCCAACCCGGTGACGGCATCGGCCATCCGGTCGGCCGACCTCGTCGACGTGGGCTTCGACGCCGTCACCGACGAGTACGACCGCGCCACCAACCGGCCCGCCCCCTCCAACCTCTTCGCCACCACGACTGGTCTCTACGCCCACGCCGGCGACGCCCGCTTCGCCCCCGCGCTGTTCCAGTACGACACCGACACGGCGACCGCCGACGCGACGACCACGACCGCCCCCGCGGGTGCGGTGCCGTCCACGACCGTGGCGGCGGCAGGCGCGCCGACGCCGGTCGCCGGCGGTCGGGTGGCCTTCCGGTCGCGCGACATCGCGTACGTGTGGGACGAGACGCGGGCGGGTTGGGTCCGTTTCCAGGACGGCACGCCCTACGCCGACGACAAGAACGAGGTCGCGGCGCCGGCCAACGTGGTGTTCCTCTACATCGACTACGTGTGCTGCCCGACCGTGCCCGGCACGCCGGAGGCGCAGACCGTGGGCGAGGGGGACGCCGCGGTGTTCGTGGACGGCCACTTCATCGACGCCCGCTGGTCGCGGCCGTCCGCCGCCGACGTCTGGAACCTCACCGACAAGGCCACCGGCCAGCCCGTCCTGCTCACGCCGGGGCGCACGTGGGTCGAGCTGGCCAACCCCGGCACGGGCAGCTTCGTCGAGCCGACCGAGGCGACCGAGCTACTGGCGCTCGCCGCCCAACCGATCACCTCGGATCTCGGTACCCCCGAGTTCTAG
- the thrS gene encoding threonine--tRNA ligase: MSEQINIGLPDGSTRQVDAGATAGELAASIGRGLAKAAVIAEINGEERDLATPLAEGDTVAIITADSERGRYTIRHSTAHVLAQAVLELFPGATFAIGPPIENGFYYDFELADGGTFTPEDLERLDAKMREIIKERQPFLRDEIPDAQALEFFAAHKYKCEIIRGAADDPTSATESGLVRTYENPPRFIDLCRGPHVPDTGSHLGHFKLTRVAGAYWRGDERNPMLQRIYGTAWESKAKLDEYLTMLEEAEKRDHRRLAQELDLLSFPDELGPGLAVWHPKGAIVRKLMEDYSRERHERGGYQFAYSPNIAKSVLWETSGHLGFYADAMYPPMELDDGVKYYPKPMNCPFHILIYKSNQRSYRELPYRLFELGTVYRYERSGTLHGLFRIRGFTQDDSHIFCTPDQLADELASLLDFVLSVLRAFGFEDFQAKLSTRPPEKSLGSDEDWERATGALRSAIDVAGLDYEVDEGGGAFYGPKIDVDVRDAIGRSWQLSTIQVDFQNPQRFDLEYVGADNQRHQPIMVHRALFGSVERFFGVLLEHFAGAFPVWLAPVQVRVLPVRDDHETYARRLVDRLQSEGFRADMVGADDKLGARIRKAKVEKLPYVLVVGDDDVEHGTVGVNPRGDEVERGVTVDDFVARLGADVLARA, from the coding sequence ATGAGCGAACAGATCAACATCGGCCTGCCGGACGGTTCCACGCGCCAGGTCGACGCCGGCGCCACCGCCGGTGAGCTCGCCGCGAGCATCGGTCGGGGCCTGGCCAAGGCCGCCGTCATCGCCGAGATCAACGGCGAGGAGCGCGACCTCGCCACCCCGCTCGCCGAGGGCGACACGGTGGCGATCATCACCGCCGACAGCGAGCGGGGCCGCTACACGATCCGCCACTCGACGGCGCACGTGTTGGCCCAGGCCGTGCTCGAGCTCTTCCCAGGCGCCACCTTCGCCATCGGTCCGCCCATCGAGAACGGCTTCTACTACGACTTCGAGCTCGCCGACGGCGGCACGTTCACGCCCGAGGACCTCGAGCGGCTCGACGCGAAGATGCGCGAGATCATCAAGGAGCGCCAGCCGTTCCTCCGCGACGAGATCCCCGACGCGCAGGCCCTCGAGTTCTTCGCCGCCCACAAGTACAAGTGCGAGATCATCCGGGGCGCGGCCGACGACCCCACGTCGGCGACGGAATCGGGTCTCGTCCGCACCTACGAGAACCCGCCGCGCTTCATCGACCTCTGCCGCGGCCCGCACGTCCCCGACACGGGGAGCCACCTCGGGCACTTCAAGCTGACGCGGGTGGCCGGCGCCTACTGGCGGGGCGACGAGCGCAACCCCATGCTCCAGCGCATCTACGGCACGGCATGGGAGTCCAAGGCCAAGCTCGACGAGTACCTCACGATGCTCGAGGAGGCGGAGAAACGCGATCACCGCCGCCTCGCCCAGGAGCTCGACCTGCTGTCGTTCCCCGACGAGCTCGGCCCCGGCCTCGCCGTCTGGCACCCCAAGGGCGCCATCGTGCGCAAACTCATGGAGGACTACAGCCGCGAGCGCCACGAGCGCGGCGGCTACCAGTTCGCCTACTCGCCCAACATCGCCAAGTCGGTGCTCTGGGAGACCAGCGGGCACCTCGGCTTCTACGCCGACGCGATGTACCCGCCCATGGAGCTCGACGACGGGGTGAAGTACTACCCGAAGCCGATGAACTGCCCGTTCCACATCCTGATCTACAAGAGCAACCAGCGCTCGTACCGCGAGTTGCCGTACCGGTTGTTCGAGCTCGGGACGGTGTACCGGTACGAGCGCTCGGGCACGCTGCACGGCCTGTTCCGCATCCGGGGCTTCACCCAGGACGACAGCCACATCTTCTGCACGCCCGATCAGCTGGCCGACGAGCTGGCCAGCCTGCTCGACTTCGTGCTGTCGGTCCTGCGGGCCTTCGGCTTCGAGGACTTCCAGGCCAAGCTCTCCACCCGCCCGCCCGAGAAGTCCCTCGGCTCCGACGAGGACTGGGAGCGCGCCACCGGCGCGCTGCGGTCGGCCATCGACGTCGCCGGCCTCGACTACGAGGTGGACGAGGGCGGCGGCGCCTTCTACGGGCCGAAGATCGACGTCGACGTCCGCGATGCCATCGGGCGGAGCTGGCAGCTGTCGACCATCCAGGTCGACTTCCAGAACCCGCAGCGCTTCGACCTCGAGTACGTCGGCGCCGACAACCAGCGGCACCAGCCGATCATGGTGCACCGCGCCCTGTTCGGCTCGGTCGAGCGGTTCTTCGGGGTGCTCCTCGAGCACTTCGCGGGCGCGTTCCCGGTGTGGCTGGCGCCGGTCCAGGTGCGGGTCCTGCCCGTGCGCGACGACCACGAGACCTACGCCCGCCGCCTCGTCGACCGCCTCCAGAGCGAGGGCTTCCGGGCCGACATGGTCGGCGCCGACGACAAGCTCGGGGCGCGCATCCGCAAGGCCAAGGTGGAGAAGCTGCCGTACGTGCTGGTCGTCGGTGACGACGACGTCGAGCACGGCACCGTCGGGGTCAACCCCCGTGGCGACGAGGTCGAGCGGGGCGTCACGGTCGACGACTTCGTCGCCCGACTCGGCGCCGACGTGCTCGCCCGTGCCTGA
- a CDS encoding elongation factor G has product MDVVSPDRIRNVALVGHGGAGKTTLAEALLFEAGAVTRRGRVEDGNTVCDFDPEEQAHRLSLSLSLAPFTWKGHKVNLIDTPGYADFVGDVAAALRVVDLAVFVVSAVEGVEVQTEVIWKMAADLGVPRMVFINKLDRERASFPRVLEQLRDRFGAGIAPLELPIGEESSFRGVADLLTDTAFTYDTGRAVQGEIPDDMEAQEHEVHDNLVEGIVVADDDLLEGYLEGQIPSVEALEHTLAHGVAGAQVFPVVCGSAAGDVAIDRLADFICEIGPAPQDRPPVVVDAGDGTAEIAPDPGGNPLAFVFKTIADPYVGRISLLKVLSGTIRQDDHLVNPRTHTDERLHSLLSVRGREQEPVKEVPAGDFAAVAKLSGTETSDTLAPKGLPVRVPAIEQPVPVLAVAISAKTQADEDKVAGALHRIAEEDPALVVERNDETHQDLLRGAGETHLNVTIERLKRKFGVEVLTEPVRVAYRETITGPAEAEGKHKKQSGGRGQYGVASVRIEPMERGAGYEFVDAIVGGAIPRNLIPSVDKGIQETMASGGLHGFPVVDVRATVLDGKFHAVDSDEMSFKTAGRLAFRDAMAAADPVVLEPVSRVEVTVPAEQLGDVMGDLNARRGRVQGSDSGNDGEAVVVALVPTSEILRYAIDLRSMTGGRGRFSVEHDHYDVLPDHLVAALPTDD; this is encoded by the coding sequence GTGGACGTAGTGAGCCCGGACCGGATCCGCAACGTGGCCCTGGTCGGCCACGGGGGCGCCGGCAAGACGACCCTGGCCGAGGCGCTGCTCTTCGAAGCGGGAGCCGTCACCCGGCGGGGCCGGGTCGAGGACGGCAACACCGTCTGCGACTTCGACCCCGAAGAGCAGGCCCACCGCCTCTCGCTCTCGCTCTCGCTGGCCCCGTTCACCTGGAAGGGCCACAAGGTGAACCTGATCGACACCCCGGGCTACGCCGACTTCGTGGGCGACGTCGCCGCCGCCCTCCGGGTCGTCGACCTGGCCGTGTTCGTGGTCAGCGCGGTCGAGGGGGTCGAGGTGCAGACCGAGGTCATCTGGAAGATGGCCGCCGACCTCGGGGTGCCCCGGATGGTGTTCATCAACAAGCTCGACCGGGAGCGGGCTTCGTTCCCCCGGGTCCTCGAGCAACTGCGCGACCGCTTCGGGGCCGGCATCGCCCCCCTCGAGCTGCCCATCGGCGAGGAGTCGTCGTTTCGAGGCGTGGCCGATCTGCTCACCGACACGGCCTTCACCTACGACACGGGCAGGGCCGTGCAAGGCGAGATCCCCGACGACATGGAGGCCCAGGAGCACGAGGTCCACGACAACCTGGTCGAGGGCATCGTCGTAGCCGATGACGACCTGCTCGAGGGCTACCTCGAGGGCCAGATCCCTTCGGTGGAGGCGCTCGAGCACACCTTGGCCCACGGGGTGGCGGGGGCCCAGGTCTTCCCCGTCGTGTGCGGATCGGCGGCGGGCGACGTGGCCATCGACCGCCTCGCCGACTTCATCTGCGAGATCGGCCCGGCGCCACAGGATCGGCCGCCGGTCGTGGTCGACGCCGGCGACGGCACCGCGGAGATCGCCCCCGACCCGGGCGGCAACCCCTTGGCCTTCGTGTTCAAGACCATCGCCGACCCCTACGTCGGGCGCATCTCGCTGCTCAAGGTGCTGTCGGGCACGATCCGCCAGGACGACCATCTCGTGAACCCGCGCACGCACACCGACGAGCGCCTGCACAGCCTGTTGTCGGTCCGGGGCCGTGAGCAGGAGCCGGTGAAGGAGGTCCCCGCCGGCGACTTCGCCGCGGTGGCGAAGCTGAGCGGCACCGAGACCAGCGACACCCTCGCCCCGAAGGGCCTGCCCGTGCGGGTGCCGGCCATCGAGCAACCCGTGCCGGTCCTGGCCGTCGCCATCTCGGCCAAGACCCAGGCCGACGAGGACAAGGTGGCCGGGGCGCTCCACCGCATCGCCGAGGAGGACCCGGCCCTGGTCGTGGAGCGCAACGACGAGACCCACCAGGATCTCCTGCGGGGCGCCGGCGAGACCCACCTCAACGTCACCATCGAGCGCCTGAAGCGGAAGTTCGGGGTCGAGGTGCTCACCGAGCCGGTGCGGGTGGCCTACCGCGAGACCATCACCGGGCCGGCCGAGGCGGAGGGCAAGCACAAGAAGCAGTCCGGCGGGCGCGGGCAGTACGGCGTGGCGTCCGTGCGCATCGAGCCGATGGAGCGTGGGGCGGGCTACGAATTCGTCGACGCCATCGTGGGCGGGGCCATCCCCCGCAACCTCATCCCGTCGGTGGACAAGGGCATCCAGGAGACCATGGCCAGCGGCGGCCTCCACGGCTTCCCCGTGGTCGACGTGCGGGCCACCGTCCTCGACGGCAAGTTCCACGCCGTCGACTCCGACGAGATGAGCTTCAAGACGGCGGGGCGGCTGGCGTTCCGGGACGCCATGGCCGCCGCCGATCCCGTCGTGCTCGAGCCCGTGTCCCGGGTGGAGGTCACCGTGCCCGCGGAGCAGCTGGGCGACGTGATGGGCGACCTCAACGCCCGCCGCGGGCGGGTCCAGGGCAGCGACTCGGGCAACGATGGCGAGGCCGTCGTCGTGGCCCTCGTCCCCACCTCGGAGATCCTGCGCTACGCCATCGACCTGCGCTCGATGACGGGCGGACGGGGGCGCTTCTCGGTCGAGCACGACCACTACGACGTGCTCCCCGACCACCTCGTCGCCGCCCTCCCGACCGACGACTGA
- a CDS encoding M48 family metallopeptidase codes for MYDQVAANKRRSAALIVVFVLFVALVCAAFTYLLQWGPIGIVIAFAIAGGSAFFSYWKSDSIALAMSRAQPATVEQYPRLHNVVEGLCIASGLPKPRLYVIDDPAPNAFATGRNPKHAAIAVTTGLLEKMNRIELEGVLAHELSHIKNDDILVSTLAVTMVGVVALLADIGVRGLLFGGRNRNSNDGGNIVYLALMALALVLLVLSPVIARLMQFAVSRKRESLADISGVEMTRYPPGLISALEKLQADQTVVHSASRATAHLWIESPLARTPEEGKMSKLNRMFDTHPPLEERIAALQEL; via the coding sequence ATGTACGACCAAGTCGCCGCGAACAAGCGCCGCTCCGCGGCGCTCATCGTCGTGTTCGTCCTCTTCGTGGCGCTCGTGTGCGCCGCCTTCACCTACCTGCTCCAGTGGGGCCCGATCGGCATCGTGATCGCGTTCGCCATCGCCGGCGGCTCGGCGTTCTTCTCCTACTGGAAGTCCGACTCGATCGCGCTGGCCATGAGCCGAGCGCAGCCCGCCACCGTCGAGCAGTACCCCCGTCTCCACAACGTCGTCGAGGGCCTCTGCATCGCCAGCGGGCTGCCCAAGCCCCGGCTCTACGTCATCGACGACCCGGCGCCCAACGCGTTCGCCACGGGCCGCAACCCGAAGCACGCCGCGATCGCCGTGACCACCGGCCTGCTCGAGAAGATGAACCGCATCGAGCTCGAGGGCGTGCTCGCCCACGAGCTGAGCCACATCAAGAACGACGACATCCTCGTGTCGACGTTGGCGGTCACCATGGTGGGGGTCGTCGCCCTCCTCGCCGACATCGGCGTGCGCGGGCTGCTCTTCGGCGGCCGCAACCGCAACAGCAACGACGGCGGCAACATCGTCTACCTCGCCCTGATGGCCCTCGCCCTCGTGCTGTTGGTCCTGTCGCCCGTCATCGCCCGCCTCATGCAGTTCGCCGTCTCCCGCAAACGCGAGTCGCTGGCTGACATCTCCGGGGTGGAGATGACCCGCTACCCGCCGGGGCTGATCTCGGCGCTCGAGAAGCTCCAGGCCGACCAGACGGTGGTCCACAGCGCCTCGCGCGCCACGGCCCACCTCTGGATCGAGTCGCCCCTGGCCCGCACGCCCGAAGAGGGCAAGATGTCGAAGCTCAACCGGATGTTCGACACCCACCCGCCGCTCGAGGAGCGCATCGCCGCCCTCCAGGAGCTCTGA
- a CDS encoding phosphatidylinositol mannoside acyltransferase has protein sequence MDRALAAYKLGSGVARSLPGPLAAAASRAASVGAAQAMRERRLMVERNLRRATGRDLRGVALRSAVQRTFESYGRYWMESFRLPGMSRAEVDAGLSYEGFEHIEQARADGYGPLMAIPHLGGWEWAAFWLTMVADIPVTAVVEPIEPPELFEWFVEFRRSLGMHVVPLGPKAGSEVVRGVKERHVVCLLSDRDIQGGGIEVEFFGERTTLPGGPATLALRTGAPILPCAVYNRGKGHHCVIRPPLPVERRGSLREDVTRITQHVATELEVLIRAAPEQWHLMAPNWPSDHEALVAAGLRPADPDPTGGAPGEAPETNK, from the coding sequence GTGGATCGGGCGCTGGCGGCCTACAAGCTCGGCTCCGGGGTGGCGCGTTCGCTGCCCGGGCCGCTCGCAGCCGCCGCGTCGCGCGCCGCCAGCGTCGGGGCGGCGCAGGCCATGCGTGAGCGCCGCCTCATGGTCGAGCGCAACCTCCGGCGCGCCACGGGCCGCGACCTGCGGGGTGTGGCGCTGCGCTCGGCGGTGCAGCGCACCTTCGAGTCCTACGGCCGCTACTGGATGGAGTCGTTCCGGCTCCCGGGCATGAGTCGGGCCGAGGTCGACGCCGGCCTGTCCTACGAGGGCTTCGAGCACATCGAGCAGGCCCGTGCGGACGGGTACGGGCCCCTCATGGCCATCCCACACCTCGGCGGCTGGGAGTGGGCCGCCTTCTGGTTGACCATGGTCGCCGACATCCCCGTCACCGCCGTCGTCGAGCCCATCGAGCCCCCGGAGCTGTTCGAGTGGTTCGTCGAGTTCCGTCGGTCGCTGGGGATGCACGTGGTGCCCCTCGGCCCGAAGGCGGGGTCGGAGGTGGTCCGGGGGGTCAAGGAGCGCCACGTGGTGTGCCTGCTGTCGGATCGTGACATCCAGGGCGGAGGCATCGAGGTGGAGTTCTTCGGCGAGCGCACCACGCTCCCGGGCGGTCCCGCCACGCTGGCCCTGCGCACGGGCGCGCCCATCCTGCCGTGTGCGGTCTACAACCGGGGCAAGGGCCACCACTGCGTGATCCGACCACCCCTCCCGGTGGAGCGTCGAGGCTCGCTCCGTGAGGACGTCACCCGCATCACCCAGCACGTGGCCACCGAGCTCGAGGTCCTCATCCGGGCCGCGCCCGAGCAGTGGCACCTCATGGCCCCCAACTGGCCCAGCGACCACGAGGCGCTCGTCGCGGCCGGGCTGCGACCTGCCGATCCGGATCCCACCGGGGGCGCCCCCGGCGAGGCCCCCGAGACGAACAAGTAG
- a CDS encoding CDP-alcohol phosphatidyltransferase family protein, with protein MFDGKFRTNIERGLKPVGNNLRKVGITADYLTATGVIMAGAAAVAIANGALRGGLVLLILTALPDALDGAVAKASGTAGPRGAYFDSVMDRASDALLLGGVAWYLMDTDPGSHVAILPMAVLGASFLVSYQRAKADSLGFDARGGLMERAERTIMLAFGLLFDSLLVAVLWVMLVLTLFTAGQRFVKVWRQASAERPKPEPLLDRTRRRNRRTARPIAQTWRARARERAENRRQNPS; from the coding sequence ATGTTCGACGGCAAGTTCCGCACGAACATCGAACGCGGACTCAAACCCGTCGGCAACAACCTGCGCAAGGTGGGCATCACGGCGGACTACCTGACCGCCACCGGCGTCATCATGGCCGGTGCCGCCGCAGTGGCCATCGCCAACGGGGCGTTGCGGGGCGGCCTCGTCCTGTTGATCCTGACCGCGCTCCCCGACGCGCTCGACGGCGCCGTGGCCAAAGCCTCCGGCACGGCCGGGCCCCGGGGCGCGTACTTCGACTCCGTGATGGACCGCGCCAGCGACGCCCTGCTCCTCGGCGGCGTCGCGTGGTACCTGATGGACACCGATCCCGGCAGCCACGTCGCCATCCTCCCGATGGCGGTGCTCGGCGCCTCCTTCCTGGTGTCGTACCAGCGGGCCAAGGCCGACTCGCTCGGCTTCGACGCCCGCGGCGGCCTGATGGAGCGGGCCGAGCGCACGATCATGCTCGCGTTCGGTCTGCTGTTCGACTCCCTGCTCGTCGCGGTGCTGTGGGTGATGCTCGTGCTCACCCTGTTCACCGCCGGGCAGCGCTTCGTGAAGGTGTGGCGCCAGGCCAGCGCCGAGCGTCCCAAGCCCGAGCCCCTGCTCGACCGCACCCGTCGGCGCAACCGACGCACGGCACGGCCCATCGCCCAGACCTGGCGGGCCCGGGCCCGCGAGCGCGCCGAGAACCGCCGGCAGAACCCCAGCTAG
- a CDS encoding glycosyltransferase family 4 protein — protein MRIGLICPYSLTIPGGVQGQVLGLARSLRGMGHDTRVLGPCDGPPPDAGVTPLGNSVPTAANGSVAPLAPDPSAQLRTIRALRDEAFDVLHVHEPMCPGPTMTSLLFKSAPLVGTFHAAGVSAGYRWLKPGPRLLANRLDHRCAVSEDARRLAATALGGEYTMVFNGVELDHFAKADPWPTEGPTLLFVGRHEPRKGLDVLLAAFADLPNDVRLWVGSDGPETDRLKARHAGDPRIEWLGRISDEEKASRLRGADVFCAPSLRGESFGVVLLEAMAAGCAIVASELPGYANVARSGQDALLVPPGDAAALAAAIERLLDEPGTVADLVASGAERAAGFSMDHLAERYVEIYERIC, from the coding sequence GTGCGCATCGGGCTGATCTGTCCCTACAGCCTCACCATTCCGGGCGGAGTGCAGGGGCAGGTGCTCGGCCTCGCCCGCTCGCTGCGGGGCATGGGGCACGACACGCGCGTGCTCGGCCCGTGCGACGGGCCGCCTCCCGACGCCGGCGTGACCCCGCTCGGCAACAGCGTCCCCACCGCGGCCAACGGCTCGGTGGCGCCCCTCGCCCCCGACCCGTCGGCCCAGCTCCGCACGATCCGCGCCCTGCGCGACGAGGCCTTCGACGTGCTCCACGTGCACGAGCCGATGTGCCCCGGCCCCACGATGACGTCGCTGCTGTTCAAGAGCGCCCCGCTCGTCGGCACCTTCCACGCCGCCGGCGTGAGCGCCGGCTACCGGTGGCTGAAGCCGGGACCCCGTCTCCTCGCCAACCGGCTCGACCACCGGTGCGCGGTGTCCGAGGACGCCCGACGGCTCGCGGCCACGGCCCTGGGCGGCGAGTACACGATGGTGTTCAACGGGGTCGAGCTCGATCACTTCGCCAAGGCCGACCCGTGGCCGACCGAGGGGCCCACCCTCTTGTTCGTCGGTCGTCACGAGCCACGCAAGGGCCTCGACGTGCTTCTCGCCGCGTTCGCCGACCTCCCCAACGACGTCCGCCTCTGGGTGGGCAGCGACGGTCCGGAGACCGACCGCCTCAAGGCCCGCCACGCCGGCGATCCGCGCATCGAGTGGCTGGGTCGCATCTCGGACGAGGAGAAGGCCTCGCGGCTGCGCGGTGCGGACGTGTTCTGCGCTCCGTCGCTGCGGGGGGAGTCGTTCGGGGTGGTGCTGCTCGAGGCCATGGCCGCCGGGTGCGCGATCGTCGCCAGCGAGCTTCCCGGGTACGCAAACGTCGCCCGCTCCGGCCAGGACGCCCTGCTCGTCCCGCCGGGGGACGCCGCCGCGCTCGCCGCCGCCATCGAGCGCCTGCTCGACGAGCCCGGTACCGTCGCCGACCTCGTGGCCTCGGGCGCCGAGCGGGCGGCGGGGTTCTCCATGGACCACCTCGCCGAGCGCTACGTGGAGATCTACGAGCGCATCTGCTGA